A segment of the Candidatus Delongbacteria bacterium genome:
TGACGGATTTACAAATGCCGGTGTTCTATATTTTGCAAAAGAACCATCAAGATATATAATCAGTTCACAAATTAGATGCGTTCATTTTTACGGTGATGACAGAGTGAACATTCTTGATAAAAAAGTTTTCGACAAAGGTATAATAGGCAATATAGAACATGCGATAGAGTATATTAAAGATCGTGTTCCTGTTCGTTATGAGATTAAAAATTTGGCAAGGGATGAATTTCCGGAGTACCCGATTGAAGCATATCGAGAAGCGATTGTTAATGCGATAATTCATTTTGATTATTTCTTAGGTGATATGATAGCCATCGAAAAGTTGAAGAGTAGTATTATCATAAACAATAAAGGTGAATTACTTTTTCCTAAAGAAGAATTCGGTAAAAAAAGTGAATCAAGAAATAGGCTTCTTGCTGATTTGTTATCAAGAACTATTTTCATGGAAAAAGCAGGTACAGGCATTAAGCGTGTGAAGGATGCTTGTAATGAAAATGGGAATAAGATATCATTTGATTTTACGGATTCTTTTTGGGTTGTGATAGAAACAAATGCCGATGAAAATGTTTTAGATGGTACTGTAAATGATACTGTAACAGTCACAAATGATACTGTAAATATTAAAGATGATACTGTAAATGATACTCTAAGTAAAATCCAAAGAGATATTATTAGTGCAATTATTTTTAATAATAACATTACTTATGATGAACTCGCTACGCA
Coding sequences within it:
- a CDS encoding putative DNA binding domain-containing protein; the protein is MNTFKSHSLDMILQFGEGQYVEFKESLDKSFAKEIVAFANASGGVIYLGITDKGEIKGISNTNKLRSAIQDIARNCDPSISISLHDIDNVIAVEIEEGKNKPYSSSSGFFMRMGANSQKMTRNEILQLAIKSGKVRFDEQICTSFKWNDFDDDKFKYYLKLAGISYNLERDEILRNLKVLTDDGFTNAGVLYFAKEPSRYIISSQIRCVHFYGDDRVNILDKKVFDKGIIGNIEHAIEYIKDRVPVRYEIKNLARDEFPEYPIEAYREAIVNAIIHFDYFLGDMIAIEKLKSSIIINNKGELLFPKEEFGKKSESRNRLLADLLSRTIFMEKAGTGIKRVKDACNENGNKISFDFTDSFWVVIETNADENVLDGTVNDTVTVTNDTVNIKDDTVNDTLSKIQRDIISAIIFNNNITYDELATQLNKARMTIYRNIKELLKMNYLKREGSDKTGHWVILKNNSR